A window from Deinococcus cellulosilyticus NBRC 106333 = KACC 11606 encodes these proteins:
- a CDS encoding VirB4 family type IV secretion system protein gives MLKIGSQQQKQVKKAQPDRVGSINETQPYWDLEDDLMVLEDGKIEYGIRIKPPSRMRVTDSTLDARHFELKSLLQQGVPEGERMRLYIKVAPTSKSTLETYFPKAESKNPKAAYLVSERQKLLDDLRKKRVLKRWEFFVTCTCTPPMPFAVTNPPTETHLQKAVLWARTQRNQLLLKLKQAGYLAETMSQQDIFSECYKYANLDLISSTPPKFIKEGPERYANAPMIKGQRDFLTLKRQIFHTPVNLEDHNKVVVGSTLVYAVSLYQLPRVTEFGVLGAIAEAITAGSYMFCLEFGHLDVQMEKEKLETAMRGLFGTVNSTKVAPSPEAQERYKNLQETLSMLYQHGDHLYECGVHVLLFAKDQMELDEMVNEASSAFNLFHAGRPVAHGFQSRAVYLSLAPFNGKRTEFGFKAIETNAVAFFPPIAPYEGVGTSTIAYRNRCNDLTTFDPFEAGTSASHFLGIAPSGYGKTFKFQSFFTALIHRYSSMRLTVVDRKTDFKDWIEWLNGVTIKFGGSSPNKINPMDLMPGEKKPTATKLKFLLTIIRNFVPRSSHEREAGEEDSIIKNAIRMTYRAFCEEEKPPRLRDVADTMQTMSFQDNGDPLTKEQIMLARSIAFRLREYTGDDTEWGMIIDQYTNIDTDVQFLYYDLSLIDKKDEQQRKIALHIIMDRVWNQARNLPEDVKKALFIDELKNQLKTEVDRDYFEEALKIGRSYNLAVGGATQSPNDLDEMGGVKKSFNFYFIGKTAEEEGLRNLGIPEVAVQMAKSLAKTDAEFAEWILLFMPENDDVFHGEVIRVEESAKFFWLCSSKADHRKLRRQAIEDAEGNVDQALTNIVMGKYRLSDFAVNEEEDAS, from the coding sequence ATGCTTAAGATTGGCTCCCAGCAGCAAAAACAGGTCAAGAAAGCACAACCTGACCGGGTGGGGAGCATCAATGAAACCCAGCCTTACTGGGATCTCGAAGATGACTTGATGGTGCTGGAAGACGGCAAAATTGAGTACGGCATCCGCATCAAGCCCCCCTCCAGAATGCGGGTCACAGACAGCACTCTGGATGCCAGGCATTTTGAACTGAAAAGCCTTTTGCAGCAAGGCGTGCCAGAAGGGGAACGGATGCGTCTTTACATCAAAGTTGCCCCCACATCCAAAAGCACCCTGGAAACCTACTTCCCCAAAGCGGAAAGCAAGAACCCTAAAGCAGCGTATCTGGTTTCAGAACGCCAGAAATTGCTGGATGACCTGCGTAAAAAACGTGTGCTGAAACGGTGGGAGTTTTTTGTGACCTGCACCTGCACCCCCCCCATGCCGTTTGCGGTCACGAACCCACCCACCGAAACGCACTTGCAGAAGGCTGTGCTGTGGGCCAGAACCCAGCGTAATCAGTTGCTCCTCAAACTCAAACAGGCCGGGTACCTTGCAGAAACAATGTCCCAGCAGGACATTTTTAGTGAGTGCTACAAGTATGCCAACCTGGATCTGATCAGCAGCACCCCTCCCAAGTTCATCAAGGAGGGTCCAGAGCGTTACGCAAACGCCCCAATGATCAAAGGCCAGCGGGACTTTTTGACCCTCAAACGCCAGATTTTCCACACTCCAGTGAACCTGGAAGACCACAACAAGGTGGTGGTGGGTTCTACACTGGTGTACGCAGTTTCCCTGTATCAACTTCCCAGGGTGACGGAGTTTGGTGTGCTTGGAGCCATTGCAGAGGCCATCACAGCTGGATCTTACATGTTCTGCCTGGAGTTTGGTCATCTGGATGTTCAGATGGAAAAAGAGAAACTGGAAACGGCCATGCGTGGCCTTTTCGGTACCGTCAACAGCACCAAAGTGGCCCCCAGCCCTGAAGCCCAGGAGCGTTACAAAAACCTACAGGAGACCCTCTCCATGCTTTACCAGCATGGGGATCACCTGTATGAGTGCGGTGTGCATGTGCTCTTGTTCGCCAAGGACCAGATGGAGCTTGATGAGATGGTCAATGAGGCCAGCAGTGCTTTCAACCTGTTTCATGCAGGAAGACCTGTGGCACACGGCTTTCAGAGCCGCGCCGTCTATTTGAGCCTTGCCCCTTTCAACGGCAAGCGGACAGAATTCGGCTTCAAAGCCATTGAGACCAACGCCGTGGCGTTCTTCCCCCCCATAGCCCCTTATGAGGGTGTGGGAACGAGCACCATTGCGTACCGAAACCGCTGCAACGACCTCACCACCTTTGATCCTTTCGAGGCCGGGACCAGCGCCAGTCACTTTCTTGGCATTGCTCCTTCCGGTTACGGTAAAACCTTCAAATTCCAGTCGTTTTTCACCGCCCTGATCCACCGCTACAGCTCCATGCGCCTCACTGTGGTGGACAGGAAAACAGACTTCAAAGACTGGATCGAGTGGCTGAACGGGGTGACCATCAAATTTGGTGGGTCGAGTCCCAACAAAATCAACCCCATGGACCTGATGCCCGGGGAGAAAAAACCCACTGCCACCAAACTGAAATTCCTGTTGACCATCATCCGCAACTTCGTGCCCAGGAGCAGCCACGAGCGGGAAGCTGGAGAGGAAGATTCCATCATCAAGAACGCCATTCGCATGACGTACAGGGCATTCTGTGAGGAAGAAAAACCCCCCAGACTCCGGGATGTGGCGGACACCATGCAAACCATGTCGTTCCAGGACAACGGGGACCCCCTCACCAAGGAACAAATCATGCTGGCACGGTCCATTGCGTTCCGGCTCCGTGAGTACACTGGGGACGACACCGAATGGGGCATGATCATCGACCAGTACACCAACATTGACACCGATGTTCAGTTCTTGTACTACGACCTGTCCCTCATCGACAAGAAAGACGAACAGCAACGCAAAATTGCACTTCACATCATCATGGACCGGGTGTGGAATCAAGCCCGGAATTTGCCTGAGGATGTCAAAAAGGCCCTGTTCATTGACGAGTTGAAGAACCAACTGAAAACCGAGGTGGACCGGGATTACTTTGAGGAAGCTCTCAAGATCGGGCGTTCTTACAACCTTGCGGTGGGTGGGGCCACCCAGTCCCCCAACGACCTTGATGAGATGGGGGGTGTGAAGAAGTCTTTCAACTTCTATTTCATTGGCAAGACTGCAGAGGAAGAAGGTCTGCGCAACCTGGGCATTCCTGAAGTGGCCGTGCAGATGGCCAAGAGCCTTGCCAAAACCGACGCTGAATTTGCGGAATGGATTTTGCTGTTCATGCCAGAAAACGACGATGTGTTTCACGGGGAAGTCATCCGGGTGGAGGAAAGCGCTAAATTCTTCTGGTTGTGCTCTTCTAAAGCTGATCATCGCAAGTTGCGCAGACAAGCCATTGAGGATGCAGAAGGCAATGTGGATCAGGCCCTCACCAACATTGTGATGGGCAAGTACCGACTTTCTGACTTTGCCGTCAATGAAGAGGAGGATGCATCATGA
- a CDS encoding replication initiator protein A encodes MSKSNKSTDRRDERNLAKVGVISIQARVDTTITTIKSEFAIEDVAYRVEGVTPYGRPHGIDTDVIVAAQTLFVRQGCPEHGWVHTTAYELRELSGLPNNGLSYDRLRESLKRLWATGFLIGEGITDPAGKRKWDTDTMRYIDRIKYRENDDQDLPGLDASASLSIKLGDQLSESIRAGFTQVLDGRLLLQLEQPPARALYRLLEAHRVDRGGQRRMELTVSLEDWRQACGISSDRPEIVRRTLTPAHDELIAVKYLESVTLEGRGKKQFLHYRFQTDGAPDPALVEMLIGVGFARGAAMEVVKVHEDRVEAAVGYARQRKADGYQIKNMPGLIVDFLKSPDKYALSPSPAAKAVAIAEAVRLGAQQAEEEARKQFEQEQAQIKTLSPAEQYQEAKAALNLLLKKHLSKDEMKLLEQACLSGRIMAAELKEQVTLATGRLTLGEFIEDLKGQLH; translated from the coding sequence ATGAGCAAATCCAACAAATCCACAGACCGCAGAGACGAACGCAACCTCGCCAAGGTTGGGGTCATCAGCATCCAGGCCCGGGTGGACACCACCATCACCACCATCAAATCCGAATTTGCAATTGAAGACGTTGCTTACCGGGTGGAAGGGGTCACCCCTTATGGACGGCCCCATGGCATCGACACCGATGTGATTGTTGCCGCCCAGACCCTGTTTGTGCGGCAAGGCTGTCCGGAGCACGGCTGGGTGCACACCACGGCCTACGAGCTGCGTGAGCTCAGTGGACTGCCAAACAACGGTCTGAGTTATGACCGCCTCAGGGAAAGCCTCAAACGCCTGTGGGCCACGGGCTTCCTGATCGGCGAGGGCATCACCGATCCTGCAGGTAAACGCAAATGGGACACGGACACCATGCGGTACATTGACCGAATCAAGTACCGCGAGAACGATGACCAGGACCTGCCTGGCCTGGATGCCAGCGCCAGCCTCAGCATCAAACTCGGGGACCAGCTCTCTGAGAGCATCCGGGCAGGCTTCACCCAGGTCCTCGATGGTCGCCTGCTCCTGCAGCTGGAGCAACCCCCTGCCCGGGCCCTGTACCGCCTGCTGGAAGCCCACAGGGTGGACCGTGGTGGACAAAGGCGGATGGAGCTCACCGTCAGCCTGGAGGACTGGCGTCAGGCCTGCGGGATCAGCAGCGACCGGCCCGAGATTGTGAGGCGCACCCTGACCCCTGCGCACGACGAATTGATCGCCGTGAAGTACCTGGAGAGCGTCACACTGGAAGGCCGTGGGAAAAAGCAATTCCTGCATTACAGGTTTCAGACGGATGGGGCTCCTGATCCGGCGCTGGTGGAAATGCTGATCGGGGTGGGGTTTGCCCGAGGGGCAGCCATGGAAGTGGTCAAGGTGCATGAGGACCGGGTGGAAGCTGCAGTCGGCTATGCCCGCCAGCGCAAAGCGGACGGATACCAGATCAAGAACATGCCTGGGTTGATTGTGGACTTCCTGAAATCCCCAGACAAATACGCCCTGTCCCCCTCCCCTGCAGCGAAAGCAGTGGCCATCGCCGAAGCAGTCCGCCTAGGGGCACAGCAGGCCGAAGAGGAGGCCCGCAAACAGTTCGAGCAGGAACAAGCCCAGATCAAGACCCTCAGCCCTGCAGAGCAGTACCAGGAAGCGAAAGCCGCCCTGAACCTCCTCTTGAAAAAGCACCTCAGCAAGGACGAAATGAAATTGCTGGAGCAGGCATGCCTCTCCGGTCGGATCATGGCCGCAGAATTGAAAGAGCAGGTCACCCTGGCCACTGGTCGTCTCACTCTGGGTGAGTTCATTGAGGACCTGAAAGGCCAGTTGCACTGA
- a CDS encoding exonuclease domain-containing protein, translating to MTEASIPHYGWWPEIPDPDLVTQTTLSKEGLRLAPGQRHVATVSYGKRGKDTALLYRRSEARPKRQASEKQLAALAAAREKKERLHSDRFDRHIRASQRHTLKWARDLLQVPESFVILDTSTTSLEGEVIRITVLSGSGVALLDQRLCPLGEVDQDAQQIHGLGMEDLQDQPMFSEVWAQVQQTLRGKLIVAYNEDFDRDRLRYTRDLHGISREAFPFPRKRWDCLMTHASCILGDPEFDEYEQLIDFEYVSLWAARHQMASRLGEAEPDILRIRDSVVNARVALEVLQLLARQVDPQEPA from the coding sequence ATGACTGAAGCTTCAATCCCCCACTACGGCTGGTGGCCCGAGATCCCAGATCCGGACCTGGTCACCCAGACCACCCTCAGCAAGGAAGGCTTGCGCCTTGCGCCTGGTCAGCGGCATGTGGCCACCGTCAGTTACGGCAAGCGGGGCAAGGACACTGCCCTCCTCTACCGGCGCAGCGAGGCCAGGCCGAAACGCCAGGCCAGCGAGAAACAACTTGCAGCACTGGCTGCAGCCCGGGAGAAGAAAGAACGGCTGCACAGTGATCGCTTCGACCGACACATCCGGGCCTCCCAGCGGCACACCCTGAAGTGGGCCAGGGACCTCCTGCAGGTCCCAGAGTCCTTCGTGATTCTGGACACGTCCACCACCAGCCTGGAAGGTGAAGTGATCCGCATCACCGTGCTCTCCGGATCGGGAGTGGCCCTGCTGGACCAGCGGCTGTGTCCCCTTGGTGAGGTGGACCAGGATGCCCAGCAGATCCACGGTCTGGGAATGGAGGACCTGCAGGACCAGCCGATGTTCAGCGAGGTGTGGGCACAGGTCCAGCAGACCCTCAGGGGCAAACTGATCGTGGCCTACAACGAGGACTTCGACCGGGACCGCCTCCGGTACACCCGCGACCTGCACGGCATCTCCAGAGAGGCCTTTCCCTTTCCCCGGAAGCGCTGGGACTGCCTGATGACCCATGCGTCCTGCATCCTGGGCGATCCGGAGTTTGATGAGTACGAGCAACTGATCGACTTCGAGTACGTCAGCCTGTGGGCCGCACGGCACCAAATGGCCAGCAGGCTCGGCGAAGCAGAGCCAGACATTCTACGCATTCGGGACAGCGTGGTGAATGCGCGGGTGGCGCTGGAAGTCCTGCAACTGCTGGCCCGGCAGGTGGATCCTCAGGAACCGGCTTAG
- a CDS encoding type II toxin-antitoxin system RelE family toxin: MEAQPYTLQYLPEVKKDLKNLKDVTTYKLVGQALAGLVTNPTGKPLSHHPGYFSIRCGKSRYRAIFRVDHGKRTVTVALVGKRQSGHHSDVYEQAKVRL; encoded by the coding sequence ATGGAAGCACAACCCTATACCCTGCAGTACCTGCCCGAAGTCAAGAAAGACCTGAAGAACCTCAAAGATGTCACCACCTACAAACTCGTGGGGCAGGCTCTGGCTGGCCTGGTCACCAATCCCACTGGTAAACCCCTGTCACACCATCCTGGATACTTCAGCATCCGTTGTGGCAAAAGCCGTTACCGAGCGATCTTCCGTGTGGACCATGGGAAACGCACGGTCACTGTGGCCCTAGTGGGTAAGCGCCAGAGTGGCCACCACTCGGATGTTTACGAGCAGGCCAAAGTCCGCCTCTGA
- a CDS encoding type II toxin-antitoxin system HicA family toxin, with translation MKYLSSKGFYELRKGKGDHTIWTDGTHTVPIDMGQNPPKKGTFKKMLKDAGLPEDDFR, from the coding sequence CTGAAGTACCTGAGCAGCAAAGGCTTCTACGAACTCCGCAAAGGCAAAGGGGACCACACCATCTGGACCGATGGAACCCACACTGTCCCCATCGACATGGGACAGAACCCGCCCAAAAAAGGCACCTTCAAAAAGATGCTCAAGGACGCGGGACTTCCAGAAGATGACTTCAGATGA
- a CDS encoding type II toxin-antitoxin system HicB family antitoxin → MKQYLCVIESETVNRTTTYGGFCVDLPATVNSKSTREEVMEALQEAMALALVTLQVDLGRDLPDPTSRPEDVDTSDMEAFEFVHLCPAPVDPVSLELNFALKRSGLSITEVARRMGTSRNAVYRLLDPTYHGHSFDSVRRFAEALSGQVVFKVDMAEASAASAV, encoded by the coding sequence ATGAAACAGTACCTGTGCGTGATCGAAAGCGAAACGGTGAACAGGACCACCACCTACGGGGGCTTCTGTGTGGACCTGCCCGCCACCGTCAACAGCAAATCCACCCGCGAAGAAGTCATGGAGGCCCTGCAAGAAGCGATGGCTCTGGCCCTGGTGACCCTGCAAGTGGATCTGGGCCGTGACCTTCCCGATCCCACCTCCAGGCCTGAAGACGTGGACACCAGTGACATGGAGGCGTTTGAGTTTGTGCACCTTTGCCCTGCCCCGGTGGACCCTGTGTCTCTGGAGTTGAATTTTGCTCTGAAGCGCAGCGGGCTGAGCATCACCGAAGTGGCCCGCCGCATGGGGACCAGCAGGAACGCCGTGTACCGCCTGCTGGACCCCACCTACCACGGGCACAGTTTTGACAGCGTGCGCCGGTTTGCAGAGGCCCTATCCGGGCAGGTGGTTTTCAAGGTAGACATGGCAGAGGCCTCTGCAGCTTCAGCAGTTTGA
- a CDS encoding ParA family protein produces the protein MRIVIANQKGGVGKTVSAVNLAYAIHSLRHEKKESVLLIDGDEENFAASDWVATGAKNGVTPPFGCVTLKDYDPKKHKATHLMLDTKGGEGEDALLTLSKQFDLLIIPSKPEAISLRALIRTIRPLVKAGRTNYRVLLTDVASAPSTSGEEAKQSLLDAGVPVIGQMIRRATAVEDASNRGICVRDVKRNSRASLVWMDYTIVAREIFAQILQQEAMK, from the coding sequence ATGCGAATTGTCATTGCAAACCAGAAGGGAGGCGTGGGAAAAACCGTCTCAGCGGTCAATCTGGCCTACGCCATCCACAGCCTCCGGCATGAAAAAAAGGAATCGGTCCTCCTGATTGACGGGGACGAGGAGAACTTCGCGGCCAGTGACTGGGTGGCCACCGGAGCCAAAAATGGCGTCACCCCGCCATTCGGCTGTGTGACCCTCAAAGATTACGACCCCAAAAAGCACAAGGCGACCCACCTGATGCTCGACACCAAAGGGGGGGAAGGGGAAGACGCCCTGCTGACCCTCAGCAAGCAGTTTGACCTGCTGATCATCCCCAGCAAGCCAGAGGCCATCAGCCTGCGGGCCTTGATCCGCACCATCCGCCCCCTGGTCAAAGCGGGCCGCACCAACTACCGTGTGCTCCTCACTGACGTCGCCAGCGCCCCCAGCACCAGCGGGGAGGAAGCGAAGCAGAGCCTGCTGGATGCCGGGGTGCCGGTGATCGGCCAGATGATCCGCAGGGCCACCGCCGTTGAAGATGCCTCGAATCGGGGCATCTGCGTCCGCGACGTGAAACGCAACAGTCGGGCCTCCCTGGTGTGGATGGATTACACCATTGTCGCCCGTGAAATTTTTGCCCAGATCCTGCAGCAGGAGGCCATGAAATGA